Proteins from a single region of Candidatus Binataceae bacterium:
- a CDS encoding LysR family transcriptional regulator produces the protein MELRHLRYFVAVGEEQHYGRAAQRLRVAQPAVSRQIQDLEEEVDFKLFDRLPRGVKLRPAGKSFLEDVRRILQQVDEATMRAKRVARGQSGTLRVGFIESAS, from the coding sequence ATGGAACTTCGACATTTGCGCTATTTCGTCGCCGTGGGAGAGGAGCAACACTATGGACGGGCCGCGCAGCGGCTTCGCGTGGCCCAGCCCGCGGTCTCCCGTCAGATTCAGGATCTGGAGGAAGAGGTCGATTTCAAGTTGTTTGACCGCCTTCCACGCGGCGTGAAACTTAGGCCGGCGGGAAAATCATTCCTGGAAGATGTGCGCCGCATTCTTCAGCAGGTCGATGAGGCGACGATGCGTGCCAAACGTGTGGCACGTGGCCAATCCGGTACTCTGCGGGTCGGGTTTATTGAGAGTGCATCCTAG
- a CDS encoding nuclear transport factor 2 family protein has protein sequence MKTREAKMVANQKSVERDKEVIISIVKEMAESMTGVQSTRHWAADALWFDIPAFASKGIQPALRMFDSVFSNFDSCKVEILEMDVMLNGNMGIVCTVQKVKIVLKNGATKLVTVRQTDCFEKRDDKWQLIHEHASVPSGGDWDGKIITA, from the coding sequence TTGAAGACACGGGAGGCGAAAATGGTTGCTAATCAAAAAAGCGTAGAAAGGGACAAGGAGGTCATCATTTCCATCGTTAAGGAAATGGCAGAGTCCATGACCGGTGTACAAAGCACACGGCATTGGGCGGCAGATGCGCTTTGGTTTGATATTCCTGCTTTTGCCTCGAAAGGCATTCAGCCGGCACTAAGAATGTTCGACAGCGTATTTAGTAATTTTGACTCCTGCAAAGTTGAAATTCTCGAAATGGATGTCATGTTGAACGGCAATATGGGGATCGTTTGTACGGTTCAAAAAGTAAAGATCGTACTCAAGAACGGCGCGACCAAACTTGTGACCGTGCGGCAAACAGACTGTTTTGAAAAGCGGGATGATAAATGGCAATTAATTCATGAACATGCCTCCGTTCCATCGGGTGGAGACTGGGACGGTAAGATCATAACTGCTTAG
- a CDS encoding TetR family transcriptional regulator — translation MGRWEPNARGRLELAAWELFQERGYTQTTVEEIAARAGLTERTFFRYFTDKREVLFSGSRALQKAIVEAIGEAPPTSAPLEAVAAGLQAAAGVLQRGREFARTRQTLIAAHAELQERELIKLRSLASAVAGALRMRGIAEPAASLTAEAGIAVFKVAFQRWVDGIKPGDFSHHIRASLDELKAVTTSKGTASSTSRGTRASRRKSRG, via the coding sequence ATGGGGCGATGGGAACCGAACGCGCGGGGGCGGCTCGAGCTGGCGGCGTGGGAACTCTTTCAGGAACGCGGCTACACCCAAACCACGGTGGAGGAGATCGCCGCGCGGGCGGGGCTGACGGAGCGAACCTTCTTCCGCTACTTCACCGACAAACGCGAGGTGTTGTTTTCGGGCTCGCGCGCCTTGCAGAAAGCCATCGTGGAAGCCATCGGCGAGGCTCCCCCAACTAGCGCACCCCTTGAGGCGGTTGCCGCCGGGCTTCAAGCCGCCGCCGGGGTACTCCAGCGAGGACGCGAATTCGCTCGGACACGCCAGACGCTGATTGCTGCTCACGCAGAACTTCAGGAACGTGAGCTGATCAAGCTCAGATCGCTCGCCTCGGCCGTTGCTGGCGCCTTGCGCATGCGTGGCATCGCCGAACCGGCGGCGAGCCTAACCGCAGAAGCGGGAATCGCGGTCTTCAAGGTCGCGTTCCAACGTTGGGTCGACGGCATCAAGCCTGGAGACTTCTCGCACCACATTCGAGCGTCGCTCGACGAACTCAAAGCGGTAACGACGAGCAAGGGTACCGCGTCGTCGACGTCGCGCGGTACGCGGGCGTCGAGACGCAAATCGCGTGGCTAG
- a CDS encoding SDR family oxidoreductase, producing the protein MRVFVTGASGFIGSAVVPELLGAGHKVVGLARSDESARALEAAGAEVHRGSLDDLASLRAGAAQSDGVIHLAFKHDFSQFEASARTDASAIETLGAALEGSSRPLVIASGLLGLVMGRFSTEADPSPAGWLRGRSEETMIALAARGVRTSIVRLPPSVHGKGDHGFVPHLIASASEHGVAVYVGDGASRWPAVHRLDTARLFRLALESAPPSSRLHAVGDEGVPTREIADVIGRRLGVPVVSKSHNEAAEYLGFLALFFALDAPASCALTREQLGWRPVEPGILADIDSANYFAS; encoded by the coding sequence ATGCGCGTATTCGTTACCGGCGCATCCGGCTTTATCGGTTCTGCGGTGGTGCCCGAGCTGCTCGGAGCCGGCCATAAGGTGGTCGGCCTGGCTCGCTCGGATGAATCGGCTCGCGCTCTCGAGGCCGCGGGCGCGGAGGTACATCGCGGCTCACTGGACGATCTCGCTAGTCTGCGCGCCGGCGCCGCGCAGTCCGACGGAGTTATCCACCTCGCGTTCAAGCACGACTTTTCCCAGTTCGAGGCCTCGGCGCGTACCGACGCAAGCGCGATCGAAACTCTCGGCGCCGCACTCGAAGGGTCCAGCCGTCCTCTCGTCATCGCCTCGGGATTGTTGGGACTCGTGATGGGCCGCTTTAGTACCGAGGCCGATCCGTCGCCCGCCGGCTGGCTGCGCGGCCGCTCGGAGGAGACCATGATTGCGCTGGCCGCGCGCGGCGTACGCACCTCGATCGTGCGGCTTCCGCCATCGGTCCACGGCAAGGGCGATCACGGCTTCGTCCCGCACCTCATTGCGAGCGCGAGCGAGCACGGCGTCGCCGTTTACGTCGGAGATGGCGCGAGCCGCTGGCCAGCGGTGCATCGTCTCGACACGGCTCGTTTGTTCCGGCTGGCACTAGAGAGCGCGCCTCCCAGCAGCAGGTTGCACGCGGTCGGCGATGAGGGCGTGCCGACCCGCGAGATCGCAGACGTTATCGGTCGCCGGCTCGGCGTTCCGGTAGTCTCGAAGTCGCACAACGAGGCGGCCGAGTATCTAGGTTTTCTGGCGCTGTTCTTTGCCCTCGATGCGCCTGCGTCGTGCGCGCTGACTCGCGAGCAGCTTGGCTGGAGGCCGGTCGAGCCCGGAATCCTCGCCGACATTGATAGCGCTAACTACTTTGCGAGCTAA